The Silvibacterium dinghuense DNA window CTCGAGCAGTATGAGACGACATACGATCACCTCATCAGCGAAACGTTGTCTGCGCTGCCGGGGATAAAGATCGTGCTCGGCGAGCCTTTCCTCATGCCGGTCGGCAAACACCATGACAACTATGCCGCAGAGCTCGCGGAGGTGAAGAAGCGCCAGGACGTGGTTGCGAAGCTCGCCGCGAAGTACCACCTTCCGGAAGTCATGTACCAGGATGCGCTGAATAAGGCGCTCAAGCGGGCTCCTGCCGACTATTGGAGCTGGGACGGCGTGCACGAAACCTACGCCGGGCATGAGCTGATGGCCAGGACCTGGCTCGAAACCGTCAACGCCTTCTGGCCCAGGGGATAACGGGCGATCTTCCGGAATCAAACGCCCAGGCTGGCACATCTCAATCATGGCAGAGTAGTTTTGGCGGGTGCATGGCAGAAGAGGACAAAAAAAAACAGGCGCAACAGCAGGATGATGAAGTTGTCGGCAAGGCATACGATGCCCGGCTGATGCGCCGGCTGTTGAAGTACCTCTATCCATACAAGTGGGCAGCTGTCGTATCGGTGATCGCAATTCTGATCAAGGCCGTCTGCGATGTGCTCGGGCCATACCTGATGGAAGTGGCGATCGACCGTTACATGACGCGGCATGTGGGATCGCTGACAGAGGCGAAGGGCGCGTTTCTGGCGCGCTGGCTGAGCAATGACGCAGCAACAGGGATCACTCAAATTGCGATGATCTACCTGGGCGCGCTGCTGGTCAGCTACCTGCTTGAGTTCGTGCAGACCTACCTGATGCAGTGGACCGGCCAGAAGATTATGTTCGACATGCGCAAGCAGATCTTCGGCCACCTGCAGTCGATGCATATCGGCTTTTATGACCGCAACCCGGTAGGCCGGCTGGTCACGCGGCTGACGAGCGACGTAGACGCCCTGAACGAGATGTTTACTTCAGGCGTCTTCGCCATCTTCGAAGATGTCTTCGTCCTAGCGGGCATCATCTTCGTCATGCTGCGCATGAAATGGTGGCTGGCGCTGTTGACCTTCGCCGTGCTGCCGCTAATCCTCATCGCCACGCGCATCTTCCGCAAGTATGTGCGCGACTCCTACCGCCGTATCCGCTCTGCCATCGCGAAAATCAATAGCTACACGCAGGAACACATCACCGGCATGAGCCTGGTGCAGCTCTTCAATCGCCAGGATCGCGCCTTCCGCGACTTTGAAGCGGTGAACCGCACGCACATGGAGGCATTCAAGGATTCGATCCTTGCCTACGCGTTGTACTATCCCGCGGTGGAAATCTTCAGCTCTGTGGCCATTGCCCTCGTGATCTGGATGGGCGGACGCGGCGTGATGCGCGGGGCGGTCACAGTGGGCGTGCTGGTGGCGTTCATCCAATACGCGCAGCGCTTTTTCCGGCCAATCCAGGATCTGAGCGAAAAGTACAACATCCTGCAGGCGGCCATGGCGGCGAGCGAGCGGGTCTTCAAGCTGCTCGACACCGCGCCGGAGATTGTCTCCCCAGCACATCCGAAGCAGGGCGACGGCTCGGGCTCCATCGAGTTCCGCGGTGTCTGGTTCACCTATCAACGATTGAGCGACGAGCAGCGGGCAAAGATCGCTACCGCGAGCGAGACCGAGCTGGCAGCGATGGAGGAGATCGAGTGGATCCTGCGCGGCGTTTCATTCACGGTGCAGCCAGGACAGACGGCGGCCATCGTGGGACACACGGGTGCGGGCAAGTCGACGATCATCAGCCTGGCCATGCGTTTCTATGATGTGCAGCGTGGCGCCGTACTTATCGATGGGCTCGATGCGCGCGAACATGATCTGCGCACACTGCGCGAGCATTTCGGCGTGGTCCTGCAGGACCCGGTGCTCTTCAGCGGCACGATCGCCGACAATATCCGGCTGGGGACGGAGCGGATCACCTACGAACAGATGCATATTGCCGCCGAACAGGTGAATGTGCACGACTTTATCCAGTCTCTGCCGAAACAATATGAGGAGCCGCTGCGCGAGCGAGGCAACTCGCTTTCGACCGGGCAGAAGCAGCTCATCAACTTTGCACGAGCGCTGGCGCATGACCCGCGGGTGCTGATCCTCGATGAGGCAACTTCGTCTGTCGATACGGACACAGAGATACGCGTGCGGCTTGCGCTGGAGCGGATGATTGTCGGCCGCACCTCGATTGTGATCGCGCACCGCCTCTCGACAGTGCAGCGAGCGGACACGATCCTGGTGATGCATAAAGGACAACTGCGCGAGATGGGCACTCACCAGGAGCTGCTGGCCCAGCATGGACTTTACTGGAAGCTCTATCGGCTACAGTACAAAGACCAGGAACTGGGATTGCCTGCAGATGGACTGACGCCGCCGCTGCTGGCCGGCGCGGATTGAAATCCGCGTTCTCCGAACAAAGTTATAGCGAGCACCCTGCCTTGAAGCGTTCCCTGCTGTCCAGCATCTTATGATGCAGGCATATGGCATACGTTCGCGCCGTCACGGCGCTGGCGATCCATCTACCCGGAACAGATAAAGGAGTCAGATCATGGATTTGGGGCTGAAGGGCAAGCGCGCTCTGGTGACTGGATCGACTGCCGGCATTGGCCTGGCGATTGCGAAAGAGCTGGCCGCCGAAGGCGCAACGGTATGGATAAACGGACGCACACAGGCGCGTGTGGATGAGGCTTTGCTGCAGGTAAAAGGCGATGCGAAGGGCGTAGCAGCCGATCTCGCTACCGCAGAAGGCGCAAAAAAGCTGTTTGCCGAAGTAAAGGACATCGACATTCTGGTGAACAACCTTGGCATCTTCGAAACGAAACCATTCCTTGAAATCGAAGATGCAGAATGGCTGCGATTCCTTGAGACAAATGTGCTGAGTGGCGTGCGCGTAACGCGGCAATATCTGCCCGGCATGCTTGAGCGCAAGTGGGGCCGAGTACTCTTCATCTCCAGCGAGAGTGGCATCCAGATCCCGGAAGAGATGGTGCACTACGGCGTCACGAAAGCGGCACAAATCGCATTGGCGCGCGGTATCGCAGAAACGATTCCGGGCAGCGGCGTCACAGTGAACAGCCTGCTTCCGGGCCCTACGGAGAGCGAAGGTGTAACTGCAATGGTTGCGAAGATTGCGAAGGACAAAGGCATCACACCCGAGCAGGTGGAGAAAGACTTTATCCGCGACGCGCGCCCCTCGAGTCTGATCAAGCGGCTGGCCAGGGTCGAAGAAGTAGCGGCAATGGCCGTGTACCTGTGCAGCGAGCAGGCCAGTGCGACAAACGGCGCGCCGGTGCGCGTGGATGGCGGCGTGGTTAAGAGCGCCTACTAACTTCCACTGAAAACAGACAAGGAGCGGAGCACAGCATGACGAAGATTGCCTTCCTGGGGCTGGGCGCGATGGGTTCGCGCATGGCAAAGAACATCCTCGACGCAGGATTCGAACTGACGGTATGGAACCGCACCGCTTCTGCGGCAGAGGATCTGGTCAAAGCAGGAGCGCGGCAGGCCAACTCACCGAAGAGTGCGGCAGACGGTGCGGAAATTGTCATCGCGATGGTTACGGATGATGTGGTCTCCTCCGATCTCTGGACTGACGAAGCAACCGGCGCCCTGGCAGGCATGAACGCAGGATCGATTGCGGTAGAAATGAGCACGCTGACGCCGGAGTGGGTAGCGAAGCTGAAAGAGAAGGCTTCCGCACGCGGCGTGGCGCTGGTGGATGCACCGGTCTCCGGCTCCCTGCCTCAGGCGGAGGGACGGCAACTGGTAGTCATGGCCGGCGGAGATACTGAGGCGTTCGAAACGGTAAAGCCGGTACTCTCAGCAATCGGCCCGACGCACCACGTGGGCGCGAGCGGACAGGGCGCAGCGTTGAAGCTGGCGGTCAATGCGCTGATGGGCATTCAGATCACGGCATGGGCTGAGATGCTGGGCTTTCTCGGCAAGCAGGGGCTCGACACGCATAAGACCATGGACTTGCTGGCGACCATGCCGGTGTGTAGTCCACTAGCCGCTGGCATGTCCAGACTGATGCTGGCGCAGGACTATGCTCCACGCTTCACCAATGCCCTGCTGGCAAAGGATTTCCGCTACTTCAAGCAGACGACCGGCAATGAGAAAACGCCGATCGCCGATGCGGCATCTGCCGTATACCAGCGAGCCGCCGAAGAGATGGGCCACGAAAATGTAACTGCCGTGATTCGTTTTTACGAATAACGGCGAACGGCCATCACAGAGCGAAGATGACTGACTCGAGAGATGCGTCGTGTAGCATCGAAGTCCATGTCTCTTCGCTCTTTTGCATTGCTCCTTCTGGCGACAGCCACTCTGGCTGCCGCACAGACCACGACAACGCAGCCGGACTGCGGCCTGACCCATCTGCAGGTATGCGCGCTGCATGTCGCACAGGATGAGGCCGGCATTGTCACGGCGCCTTTCCATGTCAATAGCAATGCACTTTACTGGGTAGTTCCCTTCGGAGTCGCCACAGGCGTAGCGCTCGACCAGGACCAAAACGCTCTCGAGGCCGTAGGGGTACATCCCACGCGGGAAAAGGATTTCGGCCGCTTCTCGGACTATGGCGGAATTTATGGCCCCTCGGCGGCCGTGGGGGTGGGATACATCGCCGGCAGCATGACGCATAACGATCACCTGCGCGAAACCGCGGTGCTGGCAGGCGAGGCGATGGCGGATTCGATCATCCTGAACACCGGCCTGGGCTATGCCATTGACCGGCAGACGCCGCTCGAAGGCGACGGCACGGGGCGCTTCTGGCCGCATGGGCTGAGAACATGGCCCGATGGCCAGTCGATGCCCTCTGATCACTCGGTACTGGTGTGGTCATTCGCGCATGTGGTCGCCAGCGAGTACAACGGCTGGGCCACGCGGCTGATCGTCTACTCGCTGGCCACCGGGGTTTCCGGTTCGCGCGTGATGGCGCGCGACCACTTCCCCTCTGACGTTCTGGTAGGCGCGGGCCTCGGCTATTTTATCGGCGGATACGTCATGCATCGGCGATCGGAGCGGAGCGACTGGGGCCACTTCAGCCTCTCAGCCGTCTCCACTCCGAACGGGCGTGGTATCGGGCTGAACATCCGCCCCTGACAGCGATCAGCGCAACTGGCGTTCGCTCTCTCGGATCGGCAGATCGTTGATGCTGGCCTCCCGCCTCTGCATGAGACCGGAGGGAGCGAACTCCCAGAGCTCATTGCCATAGCTGCGATACCAGCTTCCGCTGTCATCGTGCCA harbors:
- a CDS encoding ABC transporter ATP-binding protein, translating into MAEEDKKKQAQQQDDEVVGKAYDARLMRRLLKYLYPYKWAAVVSVIAILIKAVCDVLGPYLMEVAIDRYMTRHVGSLTEAKGAFLARWLSNDAATGITQIAMIYLGALLVSYLLEFVQTYLMQWTGQKIMFDMRKQIFGHLQSMHIGFYDRNPVGRLVTRLTSDVDALNEMFTSGVFAIFEDVFVLAGIIFVMLRMKWWLALLTFAVLPLILIATRIFRKYVRDSYRRIRSAIAKINSYTQEHITGMSLVQLFNRQDRAFRDFEAVNRTHMEAFKDSILAYALYYPAVEIFSSVAIALVIWMGGRGVMRGAVTVGVLVAFIQYAQRFFRPIQDLSEKYNILQAAMAASERVFKLLDTAPEIVSPAHPKQGDGSGSIEFRGVWFTYQRLSDEQRAKIATASETELAAMEEIEWILRGVSFTVQPGQTAAIVGHTGAGKSTIISLAMRFYDVQRGAVLIDGLDAREHDLRTLREHFGVVLQDPVLFSGTIADNIRLGTERITYEQMHIAAEQVNVHDFIQSLPKQYEEPLRERGNSLSTGQKQLINFARALAHDPRVLILDEATSSVDTDTEIRVRLALERMIVGRTSIVIAHRLSTVQRADTILVMHKGQLREMGTHQELLAQHGLYWKLYRLQYKDQELGLPADGLTPPLLAGAD
- a CDS encoding SDR family NAD(P)-dependent oxidoreductase; the protein is MDLGLKGKRALVTGSTAGIGLAIAKELAAEGATVWINGRTQARVDEALLQVKGDAKGVAADLATAEGAKKLFAEVKDIDILVNNLGIFETKPFLEIEDAEWLRFLETNVLSGVRVTRQYLPGMLERKWGRVLFISSESGIQIPEEMVHYGVTKAAQIALARGIAETIPGSGVTVNSLLPGPTESEGVTAMVAKIAKDKGITPEQVEKDFIRDARPSSLIKRLARVEEVAAMAVYLCSEQASATNGAPVRVDGGVVKSAY
- a CDS encoding NAD(P)-dependent oxidoreductase; this translates as MTKIAFLGLGAMGSRMAKNILDAGFELTVWNRTASAAEDLVKAGARQANSPKSAADGAEIVIAMVTDDVVSSDLWTDEATGALAGMNAGSIAVEMSTLTPEWVAKLKEKASARGVALVDAPVSGSLPQAEGRQLVVMAGGDTEAFETVKPVLSAIGPTHHVGASGQGAALKLAVNALMGIQITAWAEMLGFLGKQGLDTHKTMDLLATMPVCSPLAAGMSRLMLAQDYAPRFTNALLAKDFRYFKQTTGNEKTPIADAASAVYQRAAEEMGHENVTAVIRFYE
- a CDS encoding phosphatase PAP2 family protein, translating into MSLRSFALLLLATATLAAAQTTTTQPDCGLTHLQVCALHVAQDEAGIVTAPFHVNSNALYWVVPFGVATGVALDQDQNALEAVGVHPTREKDFGRFSDYGGIYGPSAAVGVGYIAGSMTHNDHLRETAVLAGEAMADSIILNTGLGYAIDRQTPLEGDGTGRFWPHGLRTWPDGQSMPSDHSVLVWSFAHVVASEYNGWATRLIVYSLATGVSGSRVMARDHFPSDVLVGAGLGYFIGGYVMHRRSERSDWGHFSLSAVSTPNGRGIGLNIRP